A region of the Centropristis striata isolate RG_2023a ecotype Rhode Island chromosome 20, C.striata_1.0, whole genome shotgun sequence genome:
aatggaagaaaaaactTTCAAAAGGGGTGGGAAGTGCATCAACTCTTTCTCCCTCACTGACAAATTCtcctccaccccacccaccaTTGCTGTTCCCCCTACAGTAAaggaatgtgaaaacacctTTCTAATGACAACTGTAAACAGATACAAAAGGTATAGTCAAGGTTAGACATTTTAGGGGacataaacataagaaaaacgCATTCTTATGTTCATGTCCAAAACCAAAACCCATTTTGAGTCGAGGAGGACTTTAAAAAAGTCAGCAAggtttttctgttaaaaaacaTGGAAGTATGATAGCTACGGCTAATAAGTAGACACTGTCTGAATAACTCCGCTAACTATACAAGGTCATACTTTTTCTCAACGTAGAcagatttttatataaattgtgCTCCCACGCTGCCACCTACAGATGTAAGACTTCAGCCTCGGTTTTGACATTTCACTATGTCTTCCTCAGGTTGATGGACAACGTAACAGAACAGGATCGTCTCCAGGACCCCTGTTAGGCCTCAATGTTTTCAACCAGCTCTTTGTGGGCGGATATAATGAGTACACCCCTGAACTACTGCCACTTGGATCCAGGTTCCGTCATGGCTTTCAGGGTAAGACTTCTACGGCTTTATTACAACCCAGCACTGCTGTCTGGAGTGAGAGCACTGGGGCCTGGAGTTTCTCCCAGGATCTCCGTCTCTTTGTAAGCAGAGGGGAAAGTGTGTAATGGAAAAGGAAACTGCAGGCTCGGACTGCTGCATGAGGCCAGAACAGAGCTTTGAGGTTGATTGTATCTGCACCTTTTAATCACTTCGCGCCCCTGTACAGTTTTGCGTTGTGTGCAAATCCATTCCGCTGCTGATAAGTCACTTGAACGCGGGTGCCATACAAATAATCTTtgtcatcatcaacatcatttATGCTTTCTCTCAGGTGACCCTCATGTAGGAATGTATTCTAGAGAGCATTCATTGTGCCCGCTAATGTGCAGAGCTGTGGAGCAAAATTGCCATAACCGTAATGATGACAACAGCTATGAATATCATCATAACCATATTCAGCAGTCTCTGCACTACAGCATTGAAGCTTGTTATTATAAAATGTCATGGCAGATCCATTTGAGGTGAACAAgagcttttttatatttaaggaCCGGAGCGATTTTGTACGTTTGCTTATTTATCatcttataatttatttttctgcccGCCAAATAAACCTTCTAAAATCAAATCAGCCATGGTAAAGCATCAGTTTTTCCCATGCTGTATCAGACTGTCATACTCCGCGTACTGGGAAGCACTACCTGAGTCAGACGACACTAGAGGTACCATAACCTTTCTGCTTGGGATGTAATGAGAACTCATGAGCGTCTAATCAGATCTGTGTGACCTTCCTCGAGCCCTAATCATGATGGCTGGCAGTGAACACACTGATAATGCACTTCACTCCCAGTTATCAACAGATCCACACTCCCCTGTGGAAAAGTGGCAGGGGAGGTACTGTGGctgctgggagaaaaaaaaagttactcaaTTTTAAGCTGCTGATCAAATAACACGAAACGGGGACATTTGTGTTTGTCTAgcttttctatttaaataactGATTTCATGCCGCTTTGATGCACGTTTTTATCAGACTTGCTGAAAGATCTTGGGGGTCATTACCTTTTGAACCCCAGTCATTTCTTGATATTtaaagtaggggtgtgccatatcgtatcgttcacgataatatcggtatattttttttatggttaaaaaaatgcatatcatgatattggcaacattcctacttcgtgatgtagtggcgtaaggctaacaattaaagttgttttaatcacaaaaagctacttactctctgtcgctaaacacatgcagctttcaaaataagagcacggtgtgttaacagaatccactacagaacttacaagaagactgtcaaaataagatgccttaaataaaacatacaagaacctttattctcctttacaaaatgtcattaaaatatgcccccgaaacccctaaatggttattttttattatttgctcatactcaagagtcaagagtaaacgtttttgtatttggcaactgttgagatttgcacttcacactacatttgagatttttatttattaatacagactaaaaaaaaaaacatattttctatatctttttaagtatttcgtaatatcgtgaagaataatcgttatcacaaaaatagcctgaaatatcgtgatattcttttagggccatatcgcccagccctaatttaaagaaacattacgaagatttggatttatttttttttgcattaaatcgTCCCTACAGTTACATAGTGCAAGTTGCTTTTACACCTCTGTCTAAAATATGAAACCCTGTACATGTGAATTTGTTATGATTACATTCTTTTTCATCAAAAACTAGACAGCACCTTCCTCACACAGCCAAACATTaagcaagtgcaacaacacaagacataacaagccagctaatattgCTCCCTCGTCCAACAGCAAGATGACCAGCTTGGTATTGGTTTTGCAGCCTTTTATTTCGGGAAGCTCTTGTCTAGCCGTGCCGTTTCTCTACTTTGTTTCCTCCTTCACTGTCCTCTTTTGTCTTCGCCTCTGTCATGATGTCTGTTGAGGCAACTGTACCCAGTTCTGTTGCCCAGCGGTCCAAAGCTCCAAAGCTGTGCTTTCTGGTGCTCAGAGCAGTACTGGCAGCACAGCTCACTGAGCTAACTTATGGGAGCtatagttagtcagttagtggttagttttgttttgctttagcATGAAGTAAAGCTTTATGTTCAGCAGGAAAATCTGTAATTCACCTAGagtcagaacagaacagaacagctgGAGGACATCAGAGGGAAAACCAGAAAATATTTTCTCCGTAAAATATCATCCAGTTTCACCAAAATCAGTGTCATAGCTGGTGGTGTGCTAGTGCCATAGAGccttttgcagtttgtacttgCCCACCAAAGTTATATAATGCAGGAACAGGAACAGGAATATAAGGCTGAGAGGCTTGCAATGACAGAGGCAACATTCATTATAAGTCAGTTTAGCATCATAATGATTTGTTATTTTCAGGTAAAAGAAACATGATGTTTCCTTTCAAGATTGCCACAGGAACCTATTAGAAAATGTTATCCTGAAACATTTTTTGGAAGAAACTGTTCTGTGAAACCCAATTGATTGCACATTTTACTGTCAGCTTTTTTTCTCTGACAGGTATTAATGCTAGACTTGGCTCCTCTGTTTTCTTGGGTCTGTTACAGAAGCCAGCGAGTGccactaaaacaaaaataaccagCTTTTATAATCTTCCTTATGAATCTGCTTCGCTTTTCGACGGCCTATGTTTGCAGCACCGCAACCATCATTTGAGTCTGCCAAGAAGACAGCATCATGCCATGAATATTCATGAATGAGCATGACATTTCCCCTGCATCCTGTTTATGCCAATGACTAATGCAGCAGAGAGACGGGAGTCTGCATGTGCAGATGACTACATGGCTGGTGCTCAGGCCTTATATTTATAGAAGGCCCCGTGCTCTGCAGGTACAGGCCAAGGCAAATATTGTCTTGATAAAATTGCATTATGATGGCAAAAAAGCAAATATGATGAGGGAGAAGCGTGATGACGGGATCAAATGTAGATTTAAAAACTTCTTCAATGTGAACTGTAGATATTTTATTCCATCAAATTCAAGAGTTAACATCTAATAAAGACGTGCAGATTCCAATATGTATGCTTGATATAAAACCCTGTGGTttcaaatgataaaataaacaacCATCAAAGAAATGAATTTCAAACACTGCCCACATTTTGAGagatgttttcctttttattggCCTTGTTTGAGTAGAAAATCTCAACTCAGATTAATCACATCTTAGTGTGCGCACCATAAATCTTTATACAGGGAAATTGAAGAATGCTGTGTTTCCCCTTTCAGAGAAATGAAAGATATCTCTCTGACATAAAGTCGGTGTTTGTTCTTTTCAAAGGGTGCATTTTTGATGTGCAGTTCCGAACAAGAAGAGACAGAAAGTTCCAAGTGCTGGGACAGCCTGCGGGACATCCGTCCTTCGGGCGCAGCGTGGGTCAGTGTGGAGTCACCCCTTGTGTTCATGTTGAATGCAAAAACGGAGGGACATGCGTGGACTCCGGCTCGTCTGTCTAGTAAGTGAATAAAACTAATGTTTGCATTggttttttgattatttataacattttcacTCATGAATAACACATGTGGGCTTTATAGTTGAGTTGAACTCTCCCGGCAACTTTCTGTTACGTGTATATTCCCATAGGTACTGTGACTAGACATAAATAACCTATAGAGaatcagttacacagagcaagTAAAGCGAAAGGAATTGACAGTGTTTACAAGCTTTCCACAGTGTCTGTCTGTGCCCGTCTGCAGTTGCCAGTGCCCATTTGGATGGAAGGGAGCACTCTGTTCTGagactgtctctgtgtgtgatgtcgAGCACAGTCCCCCTCCTCTGTGCACCCACGGCTCCACCTGCATCCCTCTCCCGAATGGATATACCTGCCAGTGCCCCCTGGGGACTGCGGGACTCTACTGCGAGAAAGGTTACATTGTTGAACCCTAACTGTATCAtcatatgtgttttatttatttaataacacAAGACCTTAACTATTCAATTATTTAACTGCTGTGTTGCTTTGCCTGTTCAGCTGTGACCATCAGTGATCCATTCTTTAGCGGCAACCAGTCTTCATGGATGTCATTCCAACCTATGAGTATCAGACACAGGACTGTTCTGCAGCTGCAGTTCCAGGCTTTGTCACCGGATGGCATCCTCGTCTACACTGCACAACATCTCAGTGCCAGAGCTGGTGAGGACATTTCATTCCagcttcatttttaattaacataatTTGATGTTTACTGTGCTGAATGTCAGCGTGTTGACATGTAAGAACCAGGATCACTATTTGCTCTCTATGTGCTGTCACCACGGCACATATTATACACACCGATCATCATGTTTACACGGATTAATGAAAGACTAATACATCGAACACTTTGCATTACCTTTTGAAATTTGCTCCACTTAGGAGATGAAAAAGCACCTTTCGTAATTCTACAGAATCACaggaaaaaatgttaattattcCAGGTATACGTAAGTATTTCACGTTAAAAAGCATCTGGAAAGATTTGAAGTATTCTTACATATTGATATATTGTTTACTGGTACcataaataggaaaaaaactaaTGTGCAAAGTAACCAAGTAGATTTAAGTACCAAGTCCTGCACCAAAATGTAATTtgaggtaatttttttttattcgagTATTCGTTTTCAACTAAATTTTGGAAGCAAATAATGTAAGTTTCAACGCATTACAATTAGTTGatcatttaaagggacagtttaccCCAAAAATcaaaagtagatttttttttctctgtcctgcATTGCTATTTTAGCCTGTATCTGAAAATGCAACACTGAAAAATGTTTAGAAAAAAGCAGGCACTTTCAAAAAATACCTTGCAGGTGATTGGATAAATAATCAAACAATCCACCACCGTGGTACACCGTCCATGCTGAAACCTTCAGCGCTGCTCTCCAGTTCTGATATAACTGATGCTATTTCAGCCTTTACGACAACCTTTTTAAGAGCCGCCATTTTTATTTCGAACCTGAACAAACGTAGCAACAGATCCTCACAAGATGCTGACTGGCTGAACTACAGGTCGTGCAGACACAAGCACAAAACTTGACAAGATGGATTTGAGTCTTATGTGATCCTGCGATTCTTGCGTGATCAATCTAGATTGTCTTGGTGTGAGTTGccaagtgttggagatatctgccaaaaagatgtctgccttctctcccaTGTAATAAAACTAGATGGCAATCAGTTTGTTGTGCCCAAagcaccaaaaacacatttaataaaactcaacagcaatggcTTTTTCCAAGATAACCCACAGAACTTGTAAGCAGTTGGGTCTATACTTGGAAGATAATTCCTTACATGAAACTGCTGTCCTTTTTGAAATGGTCTACAACTGCTTGGAAAAAGCAGGTAAACTGTCcctgggggggaaaaaagttaaTCAACTTTAAGCCGCTGATCAACTAACATGAAACGGAGACATTTTGTTTGTCTagctttttctatttaaataactGATTTCATGCCAATTTgatacacatatttttttatcgGACTTGCTGAAAGATCTTGGGGGTCATTACCTTTTGAACCCCAGTCATTTCTTGATAGTTAAAGAAACATTACGTAAAACTGGTATTGTTTGCATTTAAGTGTCCCTACAGCTGCAGAgtgtaagttttttttacacCGCTTTCGTAAATATGAACCCTTGTACATGTGCATTTGTTATGATTACGTTGTTTTTCATCAAAAACTAGATGACAACCTTGCGAACAGAGCCAAACATTaagcaagtgcaacaacacaagacataacAAGCAAGCTAATATTACTCCTTCGTCCAACAGGATGACCTGCTTGGCAAAGAACTTACTCATGAAATGTTACCTTTTTCTATTTTACAGGAGACTTCTTCTGCCTCTCCTTGACATCCGGATTTGTCCAGCTGCGATACAATCTTGGGGACGGGACCCACGTCTTGCAGACCGATGAGCGAGTAGACCCACGTGGCAGGACCTGGCACACGGTGAAGGCTGGCCGACTTGGGCACCAGGGCTTCCTCAGTCTTGATAATAAGGAGGTTAGAGAGAACATAACTGGCGGGATGACCACCCTCGATGTGGCTACAGACATCTTCGTCGGGGGTGTGTCCACTCTGAGCTTTGTCTCCAATGATGCGACTGAAGGGCAGCCACGGGGTTTCACCGGTGGTTTAAGAGAACTCATCATCAACGGTGAAGAGTTTGAGTTGACAGAGGCGGGCGCTATAAGTGGAGCAAATGTAGGGGACTGGGATGGGACTGCCTGCGGGTACAAGGTGTGCCAAAACGGAGGTCACTGCAGGCCAACAGGAAGTGACTCATTCACATGTGTATGTCTGCCAGTGTGGACTGGCTCTGTGTGTAACCTGTCAGTAAGCTGCGTAAACAACACCTGCAAACAGGGCTCCTTATGTGCTCCTTCTAGCGTCACCTCCTACCGCTGCATATGCCCGTTAGGATGGGGTGGGAGGTACTGCGACAGAGAAATAGCCACAGACACTCTTAAGTTTGCGGGAAGCTCATATATTAAATACCAGGACCCGAGGTACAACACAAGAGATGTTAAATACACACAAGTTTCTTTCAGCTTCCGCACGAGCTCAAATGACAGTTTGATCATGTGGATGGGAAAGGCTGAACATGAAGATGATGACTACCTCACTGTTGGACTTGAGAAGGGCCAACTCAAAATTGCTGTCAATCTTGGAGAGAGACTTTCCCGCCCAGTAACTGTCAGAAATCTCACACTGTGCTGCAACACATGGCACAATGTCTCCATAGCATTGAACAGCACAGTTATTCAGGTGTTTCTAAACAATAGGAGAGTCCTTTTCCAAGACTTGGACCCCTTTGAGCGCTACGTGGCCTTAAACCATGGCGGACGACTTTACTTTGGAGGGTTTGAATTATATAGAAATGTTTCAATTGTTAGTTCTGGGTTGTTTTCAAAAGGCTTTGAAGGAAGTCTCGgaagtatttatttgtttaaagaTACCAAACCGCTGCAGTTTCTTAGTAATAGTGAGGGTTTTGATATTTATGAGGGCAATGAGTAGTTGTGAAACTCCCTTTGTGACGTGATCTCAAATACATTAGATGTTTTTTAATGCCCTGTTACAAGTATTAAGATCACTCTAAGTTCACACTAAattatattacttttatttctcCGTTCAGGACAACTGTAGAGGggtacatttttatataactcaCTAGTTTAAATTTTATTAAGACTTAAAATTGGGCATAATTAAGGGCATGCCTGCTTTGAGCGACAGGTAGGTGTCCTTATAGGCGGCTCCACCCACACTCCACCTTTTCACAATGGCTCATTAAAAACttatgggtgacatcacggagGTTACGTCAAAGTCACCAATGTTGCTTTTTTATACTCACTCATGTACTCACTCATATACTCATGTCACTGTTGTGGCCCCAGCATGGCCCCCCTATTTGAAATGGCATAGAACCACCACTGCCATGATATTTAGTCCTTACTCTGATATGAAAGGACAAgtttcaaaaacatttcatcTGATGTAAATTAAATCCCTGTGTCTGattagtttttaattaattattagttaaatacatttcttaaaTGTTCTTAACATAACTACTGATGGTAAGATAAAGCCTTGTgaagcattaaaatgtgttagaGGTATATGCTGTATTTTGCGCCAATAAAggcttgaaaaacaaaaaataaatttctatGTCATCCGTTTATATCAATATAGTGTCTATTTTCTGGGAATTGTATTGTGATTGTATAACATAACCAAATAAACTGTAATAGTCTTGTAAATCCTTTTGGTCAGTAATTGTATCATAATAATTGGAGGAGGTGCACCAACAACAATGTAAATCCAAgtggttttacttttaatatatttgtaaagaaatatgagaaatgtttttgtataatcaataataaaaaaggattaGCTTTATTACGAActgtacataaacacacagtgcaAAGGCACGCTTTTCTCTAATTTATATTACAAGCCAAAATGtacatacttaaaaaaaaaaaaaaagtaagtttaaaaaataattaagcaatttaaaagaattcaagttgaaaaaaaagcCAAGCTGCTGTTTAGATCCCGGTCCTCAGTTAAATGTTTTCTGTTACATTCATGCCAAATCAAACTTTCCACCAAATGGCCCACACTTGCTTTGTATGTCACCACAAAACTGAAAACATTTACTGATCATTTGTAGTCAGCACAGCAGCTCAATATGAAcgcgatatatatatacagtaaaaaggttaaaatcTTTTGAAATTGCTCCAATATTCAGTTCTTCttggtttgaagaaaaaaacatctataaagaTTTTCACAATCCCACtgaaattatatttcattttggcTGTAATGTCAACGTAAAATGGAACTTCTATAAAGGAAACCGCACATAAGCTGCAGCtgtataaaataacaaacaactCGACTATCAAACAATGTAGCTGAAGTGGTTTGAACAAGCCAACAGTCTTTCTTAGAGCCCCCAGCGCTTGCTTGCAGggcttaaaaaaaatgaataattaaaagttAACTGTCTTTAGAACTTCTCCGTCCATTCTCATAATCAGAGTCccgtctgtgtctgtgtctgtcctTATGACGGCTGCTGTGATCATCGCTGTGGTGcctctctttcctcttctcACCGTATCGGTCTTCTGAGTGTCCGTGGtgcctgctcctctctctgtctctcttgtcGTCGTGGCTCCGGTCATGCTTTTTCTCCCGCTCCCGGTCGTGGTGCCTGCTCTTTTTCCCGTGATGAGAGTCCCTGTGGTGGCTGTGCCTCCCGTGGTGGTCTCTGTCCTCGGTTGTCCGCGGCCTCTCCCACGGGTCGCTGTATCGCTCCTCTAGACGCTTGTAATCTTTGGACAGGGATGGAGGTCTGCCCGCCGGTTCTGGGTAGCTCTCGCCGTACTGCGATTGAAGTCCGGGAGGAGGGTGCGAAGTGCCGTCCTGAGCCCACGGTGCACTGTGGTTCTGATCCTCGGCGTGTGGGCTGGAGAACGTGTTTGGAGGAGGGCCAGTTGGGTAGTCGTAGCTGCCAGGTACCTGAGGCTGTTGCTGCTGTGATGGGATAGGTGCAGCACTGTTGTATACTGGGAGAGCTGGTGCCGTTGCGGAGTCCTGTTGGCACTGGGAGGCTTCTGTGAAACTGGCTGCTTGTGGTCCTTGGACTACAGGTGGATATTCTGTGGGAGTTACTGTAGCACCAGCCTGGGACATGCCAGGATCTTCCTTTTCATTAACAAGTGATGGagtagttgtttgtttttctttctctagCTTTTTCTTGGCCTGAGCAACCTGTAAAAATCCTTGGTGAAACAATGTTACTGCATCATTTCTAGTGCTGCTCAACACAGGAACAGGTTTGGGACTCGGAGGAGCTAGGTGGCTGGCATTATCCTTTTGTAGCGCtgttgttttatcttcattcacAGTGGAATATGCTGAGGATTTTTTCAATATTCCACTTAAAGGAGGTTTTGAGCTGTAAGCTTGAGCTGGAGCAGCCGGGGATTTTGACAGCGTCAAAGAATTTCCTTCAGACGGCGCCTTTTCCGTTTCAGACAAAAGGCCAGCGTCGTCTTTGTTTGCAGAGGCAGCGTCACTAGCTTCAGTCCCGCTCTGCGCCGCAGACAAGCTTGCCAGGAACGCTTCAGTCGATACATCTGGAGGCTTATCTTTCAGAGAGACTGGTGCACTGTGGGTCACAACTGCAGCGTCCTTTCCTGATGAGTTGTTAGCAGCAGATGTATCAGTCTGGTTGGATTGCTCCAGTTCAGCTTTAGCAGCTTTCGCTTCTTTCTTCTTGATGACAAAGCGCTCTCGTGGCGCAGCAGCTGTCGGACTTTTTGCGTTTCCAGTTGATGCCTCGGGTTTCGCCGCTAGTTGGGTCTTCTGGGTGTCATCTGCTGTTGCTACAGGTTTGCCTCCAACATCTGGCAGAGGTGGTAATTCCCCACCCCAGCCGACTAACACACCTGGAAGGAAGCGCAGAGGTTTCCGGGCTTCTTGATTGTTGGTCTCCTCTGATGCAGATGGTTCTTCAAAAGACTCTGTAATTGGCTCATCAACATCTTCAGTAGTGTTAAGTGGCatgtctttctcttttttgggaGCAGCAGTCAAGGAAGAAAGGAACaatttctcttcctcctctgttgCTCTGGTTTCTTTTGTGGAAACGGTGACAGGCTTGATTTCAGGAATGATCCTGGCAGTTTCGTTCATGTCCACGGGAAGAAAATCCCTTTTGGGTCTCTGACGAATTATGAGTCCGAGAAGAAGATTGGCACGGTTGTTTTCTAAACCTGTCAAATGAAAAGATTAATTTAGCTTGTAAGATGAGAAGTGTAATGTCATTTACAGAGAGGAAATAAATTAGGTTTACTGTTCAGGTTACCTGGCCCATCAAAGGGAACAAGCTGATGTGGAACTTTTTCAGTGGCACCCAAAGGAATGAGATACATGTCCTTCACTTGTTTCAGGTTATTGGACACCACCCCGAAACGCCTACGACTGCTGAAGTAGGCATACAGTAGAGTATAGGAGATCTCGTCTTCCTCTGTCTCAGGGGAGAAGCGAATCAGGCACACCTcctttaataaaagaaaaagcatgAGTCAGTAAAATCTGCAATCCATGTGCAAGAAGTTTGACCATAACTCTTCACTGGTGCAGctttataatgcattacaaaTCTGGATGTTAATTGTCTGGACATAAGCTGCTCTTGTTAAGAATGAGCCATATGTAATTCTGGGTAACTGAATTTTACTATTGGCTGTATAATCCCTTCAAGAAGGAAAGCTGCCAAAAACTCACTTTTGTTCCGGTTGCCCGAATCTTCTCCAAGTAGTCCCACACTGTCTGTGGACTTATCCTCCCGCCAACTTGAATGCTGTCTGGAAGGTCCtattgaaaaaaggaaaaaaaaaagtttaacccTACCGGCAGTACTTACTCTAACACATTATTCAAACTTGAATGTTTAGTTCTGTCCACTTTACCTCAGTCAAGTTGTCGAAAAGGCCTGAGACGGGGAAAGCTTTTGTCACCAGCTTTGCCACAGAGGGCATATGAATGAATCCACGCCACAGGGACTTCAGGTTGGAAAGGAAAGCggcctcttcttctcttccagcTGCATGATCCGACCTGTGACGGATAGAACGGCAATGAAGCAAGCTTTCAAAAACTAGTTGCCCACGAGAACCGCCATGGAGTGTCAGAAATAGCTACTTACCGTCCTTCATAGCCAGATTGAGCGCTTCGGAAGCTCTCCTCTAAAACAGTGAGGTGCAGGTCGTCGTCCATTGCAGGGGGTGTTGTGCTCTTTGAATCTTCAGATTTAGTGGACTGTCTCCTGACAACTGTGGTGGCAACTTTGATCACTTTGGTCGGTGCTTCTTCCACAGGGGGCGCCATACGACCTTATTGAAGAAAAGTTGGTAATAGAGAAAAGTGTATTTTGGCAGCTATTTTTGATTTTGTCTTAGTCTTTAGATGAAAATGCTTATTAGTTTTAGCCAcattatagtcatttttttctctttatagttaattgttttttgtaaatgacTAGTTTCAGTCGACTtgaagtttttacattttagttcaCGTTTTACTAATGACTATTTTTGTCATAGTTTACTTAGTTAACCCTAAAAGCAGAAATGTTTCAATAAAGATAAAACTTAAACCATATGAAGATCTTTTTCCTAGTGTCTCGGGTTTACCTGTGCAGATTTTGCAGTGCAGATCAAATAAGTGAGACTTGTGTTGGCTGGTGGTGTCTTTCTCCGCGTTGGTGCTCTCTGCTTGCTTCTCAGGGGTATTTGGAGGTTCTACCGAGGGTTCTGTCATTTTGGGAGGAGACTTAGCCTGacaagaggaagagaaaaaaaatcaaagacatTAAAGCAGCTATATGTGCCTCTCTTACaggtaaatatatacagtagtgaTGATGATATTTGTCGTGTCTCTTACCTCTATAGGCTCAGGTGCCTTCACTGGTTCTTGGCTCTCGATTTCAATTTCACCTTTGTGTGTGATCTTGGTGATTGGTCGCCTCTCTACCTCTCTTTGTTCTTTCTCAATCATCTCAATCGTCTGTAAAATGAGGAATTTATTGCTTTTTAGAGGGCTACTGAATGTTCTGCATTCCAAAATACAGCCATCTTTTTAG
Encoded here:
- the phf3 gene encoding PHD finger protein 3 isoform X2, with the protein product MDIVDTFNHLIPSDQLDDSLITGQNLECETSNDLGTGLRLEDSLKNMLSDKDPMFGCASSQFNLLDNEDSTFQIAGSTGLPDGSAPTGLSSELTVTTETTQAKRPVGRQKKRPQNISGPRPANTSTNTMIQGRPGRKPINRLHKSFLIEKGVKGVQLKKELTLGGRINVHDIEGGLWLKPAVVLRRLTVTIAGFKIELLPGPSYTQTVAEGQDACLEGGFSYTGDIGFAVLPGETVSVQNSIPESVAEVDVTEKSSADDAALGLGPYVNPNEVQAPNGTLIGSACTEETKLDNQSVPEKEKPVCKEKCDKEPENNENNRTTVSNKTDDKEKQQIVAKTLLKSKQGLTSNKCKDLVSGKPNNMIKGHKVSQNMPSKIQRDSHKMKSLKEKKDISPLKRPAENTQSELATKIQKTQGTGESKVKPKLPSTPSSAVKKSPSSGNRVDQQEPTKHTHPTNSSKVEPANPAHGRPGHSLKTSEEGGQDKAKLKKPEKILQRQKSKTSRSISVEEPQLFIPDNAPVAKKETAEEQAANNETAWDGNNCCGLCKKHHNNIFMVGCGRCDDWFHGDCVGLDLTKVREMEEEDQMYVCLKCCEEESKKVEPEPPSAAKPDVQAKTEVQDLKLPPKPQPGPSQPLTSGGVRPVRKDPDRRQSTDAREAAHKTGFYLKQDTKSKTPSSASKKPVSVEAIRRSVRESLKEILIQRLKESDLNVSVEKASEVAKKTERELFHLYKDTDNKYKNKYRSLMFNLKDTKNNVLFRRVLKGEISPANLIRISPEEMASKELAAWRQRENRHTIEMIEKEQREVERRPITKITHKGEIEIESQEPVKAPEPIEAKSPPKMTEPSVEPPNTPEKQAESTNAEKDTTSQHKSHLFDLHCKICTGRMAPPVEEAPTKVIKVATTVVRRQSTKSEDSKSTTPPAMDDDLHLTVLEESFRSAQSGYEGRSDHAAGREEEAAFLSNLKSLWRGFIHMPSVAKLVTKAFPVSGLFDNLTEDLPDSIQVGGRISPQTVWDYLEKIRATGTKEVCLIRFSPETEEDEISYTLLYAYFSSRRRFGVVSNNLKQVKDMYLIPLGATEKVPHQLVPFDGPGLENNRANLLLGLIIRQRPKRDFLPVDMNETARIIPEIKPVTVSTKETRATEEEEKLFLSSLTAAPKKEKDMPLNTTEDVDEPITESFEEPSASEETNNQEARKPLRFLPGVLVGWGGELPPLPDVGGKPVATADDTQKTQLAAKPEASTGNAKSPTAAAPRERFVIKKKEAKAAKAELEQSNQTDTSAANNSSGKDAAVVTHSAPVSLKDKPPDVSTEAFLASLSAAQSGTEASDAASANKDDAGLLSETEKAPSEGNSLTLSKSPAAPAQAYSSKPPLSGILKKSSAYSTVNEDKTTALQKDNASHLAPPSPKPVPVLSSTRNDAVTLFHQGFLQVAQAKKKLEKEKQTTTPSLVNEKEDPGMSQAGATVTPTEYPPVVQGPQAASFTEASQCQQDSATAPALPVYNSAAPIPSQQQQPQVPGSYDYPTGPPPNTFSSPHAEDQNHSAPWAQDGTSHPPPGLQSQYGESYPEPAGRPPSLSKDYKRLEERYSDPWERPRTTEDRDHHGRHSHHRDSHHGKKSRHHDREREKKHDRSHDDKRDRERSRHHGHSEDRYGEKRKERHHSDDHSSRHKDRHRHRRDSDYENGRRSSKDS